The genomic segment TGCATGTCGTTGGATACTCGTTTTGCTATGCTGCCAGATTTCCTGCTTCTCTGAGGTTGAGAATACCCAGTTTCGCGTTTCGTCTTTTCGCCAGTATTTTCGATGTATCCACCGCTCCCCTCTGGTCGGGTGTTTGTGCCTGGCCCATTGTTCAAGTTGGTGGTAGAGAATGTAGTCACGCGTTGAGAAGGTCTTGGCTGCTACCACTGATCGGTAGTACCTGGACCCTCCTCGTATCACCGGGTTGAGTTGTTTGATAAGTTTCTCTTGCGAGATGCTCCTCATCCCTCTCAGCCTTTCCTTGATCGCGTGGGTGTGCCTCTTGATAGCTTCTTTGCTCGGTGTGATGAGGGTTTTGAAACCGAGCCTTCTTCCCTGTGGATCTTTCCCGGTTCGGTTCTTTCCTACCGGGTGTTGTCTCACATGAAAGCCGAGAAAATTGAAGCCCACTTCTCCCTGATATGGGGTTACTGTGTGCGTCCATTTCGTTTTGCTCGGTTTTAATTCCAATCCCATGCCAGCTAAATGCTCTTTGACGGCCTCTGCTGCTTGCTGCAACTTCTGTTCGTCTGAGTGGAAAAGCACGAAATCATCGGCATATCGGACCAGGATGGGTTTTTCCGAGCTTCTGCTGGTATTTGCCTCTGTAACGATTGCTTCTATCCCGTGAAGTGCCACATTTGCCAGGAGCGGTGAGAGTGGGCCACCCTGGGGTGTTCCTTTCTCTGTCTTGGCAAATTCCACTCCATCCATGACTCCGGCTTTGAGCCATGCTTGTATGGTCTGTCTCATTGCCGGGTAGGTGTGGAGCTTTTCCACCAGAGCCTTTTGATTGATGTTGTCGAAGCAGCCGGAAATGTCGGCATCAAATACATATTTCGGTTTGTATCTGATCGCGTTGAAGATTGCTCCGATGGCATCATGGCCTGAGCGTCCTGGGCGAAAACCGTAGCTATTTGCGTCGAACATCGCCTCCCATTCCGGTTCGAGTCCTGTTTTTACCAATGCCTGTTTTGCTCTTTCAAGCATTGTAGGTATACCCAGAGGGCGTTTTTCCGCTTTCCCTGGTTTTGGTATCCACACTCTGCGAACAGGTTTTGGCTTCTGGTGTTTCCAGTGTTTCGGATGAGCTTGCTTTGCCAGAGTAAATCGTTGTGCAGGCTTGACGTTCTTTACTCCGTCAACTCCCGCCGTCTTTTTCCCCTGGTTATCTTGAGTTACCCGTCGCACCGCCACTAGCCTTGCAGCTTCGGATTTCATCAGCAGTTTTTGCAGTTTTTGAACTGTCCTTTTGTTTCCACGTTGGCTGGCTTGATAGATGCGTTTTTGGATGCGGTATACATGCTGTTCTAGCTTGCGCCAGGGCAACTCGTTCCAAGCCTCGCTCGTAGGGTCAATCGTTTGGTTTTGATTGTCTTGCGGCGCTTTCCTATTTGCCATCGTACTTACTCTCTATCTTCCATACAACCGTGTCCACGTCAGCATATCCTCTGGCTTTCCCAGAGGCGTTTGCTTCTTGGACAATCTCTCCACAGGGGACCTTGGTTGGCACCTACTCACCGTATCGTCCGTCCAGTGAGAGTCTTCCTGTGGTTATCCCGTTCCGAGTATTCGTTTGATGCTGTTTTAGGTTAGCACTCTACGCCGAGCTACTTTCGCGTGAGAACGAGTCGTATCATGTCCGCTCGTCTTTGTGGCTTCTGTGATGGGAGCCACCGTTCGCTTTTCCCATTTTGGGCAGGCTCTTTAACCCGCGTGAGCCTGTTCTGGTTAACGACGCTTCCAACGTGCCTTCGATTTCCTCTCCTGGTGGAG from the Ktedonobacteraceae bacterium genome contains:
- the ltrA gene encoding group II intron reverse transcriptase/maturase, with amino-acid sequence MANRKAPQDNQNQTIDPTSEAWNELPWRKLEQHVYRIQKRIYQASQRGNKRTVQKLQKLLMKSEAARLVAVRRVTQDNQGKKTAGVDGVKNVKPAQRFTLAKQAHPKHWKHQKPKPVRRVWIPKPGKAEKRPLGIPTMLERAKQALVKTGLEPEWEAMFDANSYGFRPGRSGHDAIGAIFNAIRYKPKYVFDADISGCFDNINQKALVEKLHTYPAMRQTIQAWLKAGVMDGVEFAKTEKGTPQGGPLSPLLANVALHGIEAIVTEANTSRSSEKPILVRYADDFVLFHSDEQKLQQAAEAVKEHLAGMGLELKPSKTKWTHTVTPYQGEVGFNFLGFHVRQHPVGKNRTGKDPQGRRLGFKTLITPSKEAIKRHTHAIKERLRGMRSISQEKLIKQLNPVIRGGSRYYRSVVAAKTFSTRDYILYHQLEQWARHKHPTRGERWIHRKYWRKDETRNWVFSTSEKQEIWQHSKTSIQRHAKVKGEASLYDGNMLYWSQRLKHHPMLKGTLARLLQKQEGKCRWCELYFRPGDLIEIDHITPKSEGGGEELSNKFALHRHCHDSRHAKNTAKSVDNNDHTLSS